Proteins co-encoded in one Streptomyces sp. NBC_01283 genomic window:
- a CDS encoding NUDIX hydrolase, with product MTAQVRVGVQAIVRAGDRVLLGLRANTFGDGTWGLPGGHLEVGESLAGAACRELAEETGLRALGTRVACVTDPDPAANHHMQVGVEILDFTGEPRVLEPERCLRWEFWHLDALPDPLFIGSAGVLRSIRDGALHLP from the coding sequence ATGACGGCACAGGTACGTGTAGGGGTCCAGGCGATCGTCCGCGCGGGCGACCGCGTGCTGCTCGGCCTGCGGGCCAACACCTTCGGCGACGGAACCTGGGGACTGCCCGGCGGGCATCTCGAAGTGGGCGAGTCGCTGGCCGGCGCAGCCTGCCGTGAGCTGGCGGAGGAGACGGGCCTGCGCGCGCTCGGCACGCGCGTCGCCTGCGTCACCGACCCCGACCCGGCGGCCAATCACCACATGCAGGTCGGCGTGGAGATCCTCGACTTCACCGGCGAACCCCGGGTACTTGAGCCCGAGCGGTGCCTGCGCTGGGAGTTCTGGCACCTGGACGCGCTGCCCGACCCGCTGTTCATCGGCTCGGCGGGCGTGCTCCGCAGCATCAGGGACGGGGCTCTCCATCTCCCTTGA
- a CDS encoding radical SAM protein, which produces MLIPAFVDMRPIGRCNLDCPFCFGPRHEVPTMSRGDALKVAAALKDAGVRGVVISGGEPTLLPYLDELAAVLREPGEGGGSPKIVLSTNGLAPLRTMERVLPHLSWIALPLESADADEHRALRTGVAPHRERMLALLGEVRRNHGHVKVKLGTVVTRLNVKGAPKVLSLIDDNCLPDVWKVYQMSETNYGADNRGWLSIGDEEFEDVVHRCADAARERGVTLRVYRNRTRTGSYFFIDPDCEVVVVDEGGERRIGNFFDRLSESFAELPAPVEGARNVENFTGTYPDESPDM; this is translated from the coding sequence ATGCTCATCCCCGCCTTCGTCGACATGCGACCTATTGGGCGATGCAACCTCGACTGTCCCTTTTGTTTCGGTCCGAGGCATGAAGTCCCCACCATGTCCCGGGGTGACGCGCTCAAGGTCGCGGCGGCGCTGAAGGACGCGGGTGTGCGTGGGGTCGTCATCTCCGGGGGTGAGCCGACCCTGCTCCCCTATCTGGACGAGCTCGCTGCCGTGCTGCGTGAACCCGGCGAGGGTGGCGGCTCCCCGAAGATCGTTCTGAGTACCAACGGCCTCGCGCCGCTGCGGACGATGGAGCGCGTGCTGCCCCACCTGTCCTGGATCGCGCTGCCCCTGGAGTCCGCCGACGCGGACGAGCACCGGGCGCTGCGCACCGGCGTGGCGCCGCACCGGGAGCGGATGCTCGCCCTGCTCGGCGAGGTGCGCCGGAACCACGGGCACGTCAAGGTGAAGCTCGGCACGGTCGTGACCAGGCTCAACGTCAAAGGGGCGCCCAAGGTCCTGAGCCTGATCGACGACAACTGCCTGCCCGACGTGTGGAAGGTGTACCAAATGTCCGAAACCAACTATGGTGCGGACAACCGGGGCTGGCTCTCCATCGGCGACGAGGAGTTCGAGGACGTGGTCCACCGGTGCGCGGACGCCGCCCGCGAGCGCGGCGTCACCCTGCGGGTATACCGCAATCGCACCCGCACGGGCAGCTACTTCTTCATCGACCCGGACTGCGAGGTCGTCGTCGTCGACGAGGGCGGGGAGCGGCGCATCGGCAACTTCTTCGACCGGCTTTCGGAGAGCTTCGCCGAACTGCCCGCCCCGGTCGAGGGAGCCAGGAACGTCGAGAATTTCACCGGCACTTACCCGGACGAGAGCCCGGACATGTGA
- a CDS encoding cytochrome P450, translated as MTESVASEPVAFPQDRTCPYRPPESYEPLREARPLARVRLFDGRSVWVVTGQGTARDLLVDPRLSTDRENEAFPAPTERFAKVRNRSVALLGVDDPVHNRQRRMLIPSFSVKRIAALRPQIQETVDRLLDAMEAKGAPAELVGAFALPVPSMVICALLGVPYADHEFFEEQSRRLLRGPRAEDTERARDELDAYFHALIDRKTREPGAGLLDELIHRQLAEGALDREELVSLATILLIAGHETTANMISLGTFTLLQHPEQLAELRSEQSLMPAAVEELLRFLSIADGMLRVAKEDIDVAGSTIRADDGVIFSTSLINRDGAAYETPEELDFHRADRHHLAFGFGIHQCLGQNLARAEIDIALRTLFERMPDLRLAVPAREIPFKPGDTIQGMLELPVIW; from the coding sequence ATGACGGAATCAGTCGCGTCCGAACCAGTCGCCTTCCCGCAGGACCGCACCTGCCCCTACCGCCCGCCGGAGTCGTACGAGCCGCTCCGCGAGGCCCGGCCGCTCGCCCGGGTCCGCCTCTTCGACGGGCGGTCCGTATGGGTCGTCACCGGCCAGGGAACCGCCCGTGACCTGCTCGTCGACCCACGCCTCTCCACCGACCGCGAGAACGAGGCGTTCCCCGCGCCGACCGAACGCTTCGCGAAGGTGCGCAACCGCAGCGTCGCCCTGCTCGGCGTCGACGACCCCGTGCACAACAGGCAGCGCCGCATGCTGATCCCCAGCTTCTCGGTCAAGCGGATCGCCGCGCTGCGCCCCCAGATCCAGGAGACGGTCGACCGACTCCTGGACGCCATGGAGGCCAAGGGGGCACCGGCCGAGCTGGTCGGCGCGTTCGCGCTGCCGGTTCCGTCCATGGTGATCTGCGCCCTCCTCGGCGTGCCCTACGCCGACCACGAGTTCTTCGAGGAGCAGTCGCGCCGCCTGCTGCGCGGCCCCCGCGCCGAGGACACCGAGCGGGCCAGGGACGAACTGGACGCGTACTTCCACGCGTTGATCGACCGCAAGACGCGCGAGCCCGGTGCCGGGCTGCTCGACGAGCTGATCCACCGGCAGCTCGCCGAGGGCGCGCTGGACCGCGAGGAACTGGTCAGCCTGGCGACGATCCTGCTGATCGCGGGCCACGAGACCACGGCGAACATGATCTCCCTGGGCACCTTCACCCTCCTCCAGCACCCCGAGCAGCTCGCAGAGCTGCGCTCCGAGCAGAGCCTGATGCCCGCCGCCGTGGAGGAGCTGCTGCGCTTCCTGTCCATCGCGGACGGCATGCTGCGGGTGGCGAAGGAGGACATCGACGTCGCCGGCAGCACCATTCGCGCGGACGACGGCGTCATCTTCTCCACCTCCCTCATCAACCGCGACGGCGCGGCCTACGAGACGCCGGAGGAACTGGACTTCCACCGTGCCGACCGCCACCACCTCGCCTTCGGGTTCGGCATCCACCAGTGCCTCGGCCAGAACCTCGCCCGCGCCGAGATCGACATCGCCCTGCGGACGCTCTTCGAGCGGATGCCGGACCTCCGCCTCGCGGTGCCCGCGCGCGAGATTCCGTTCAAGCCGGGCGACACCATCCAGGGGATGCTCGAACTCCCCGTCATTTGGTAG
- a CDS encoding ferredoxin: MRVKVDTERCVGAGMCALTAPSVFTQDDDGFSEVLPGREDGGGDPLVREAVRACPVQAVTLDE; encoded by the coding sequence GTGCGCGTAAAGGTAGACACGGAGCGGTGCGTGGGCGCGGGCATGTGCGCGCTCACCGCCCCGAGCGTCTTCACCCAGGACGACGACGGCTTCAGCGAGGTGCTCCCCGGGCGCGAGGACGGCGGCGGCGACCCGCTGGTGCGCGAGGCCGTACGGGCCTGCCCGGTGCAGGCCGTCACCCTCGACGAATGA
- a CDS encoding polysaccharide lyase family 8 super-sandwich domain-containing protein — MEITRRRLLSALSAAGLLAVIPTLPASAAAAAADTARLLDNTVAVFAGTTESNARPETAAKLAAIDRTARTNLKSMDDAGEGELFAGLTLGTDDANLNTAFKRLYEIALATRTPGSLSDLHGNTGVQHRVIDGLVWLHERHYGDQSKGYYGNWFNWEIGISQHVSKTLTLLVDEVRTYRPALITTYVASMDAYLRNGTDGDVNLDSRFHTGANLADITTNRILQGALLGAGGEARIRKALTDQLTVFVTIDPYRLNHGVTDGYYADGSFIQHASVAYTGSYGKGLLTRVVQTLKILDGTGFAHGEELVPTVRGWVRDGFAPLIFEGWMMEIVKGRAVSRPDGGYTDVAVVVEAVVDLSSLSTGAEATALKSYVKHIRSTSRAALNPTGFVSPVSIVRYADIIGDASVPPADLNPASRSVAFNAMDKTVHRRPGYAFALARSSDRISKYEYMSGENLMPWFQGDGAYYLYLSGQDQTQAYGVDYFTTVSPYGLAGVTAPVERRGTIPELYGKPYYDNPGHPLNFTSSSESQNKYVYFPRGTNPYSGGAVLGAYGAAGMVQSSDVAFRDRALLPDDFVVYRNATATKSWFLLDDEIVVLAAGVGDGAGRAVTTTVDARTAAPDDQVSVTGELRDGRPWTGAGTADLRWLRYANATLRTSVGYVFLDTPQVRVALDKVTRSRRVVRTANPDTAVTRTVLGVTVDRAAGARPVSLAYALVPNAGEAGLRSYRGGQPLKVLANTVRLQAVGHAGLGLTAANSFTAGRHEAAGLHIDGPASVLVRRERRGPTTVAVSDPTMNRDRISVLLRGRPLRAARADEGVRVSRAHGGTRIDVDTHHAYGRSFTVTLRD; from the coding sequence ATGGAGATCACCCGCAGACGCCTGTTGTCCGCTCTCTCGGCCGCCGGTCTCCTGGCGGTGATCCCCACGCTGCCGGCGAGCGCCGCGGCGGCCGCCGCGGACACCGCGCGCCTCCTGGACAACACCGTGGCGGTCTTCGCGGGGACCACCGAGTCCAACGCGCGCCCCGAGACGGCCGCCAAGCTCGCCGCGATCGACAGGACCGCGCGGACGAACCTGAAGTCGATGGACGACGCGGGCGAGGGCGAGCTCTTCGCGGGACTGACGCTCGGCACGGACGACGCCAACCTCAACACGGCCTTCAAACGGCTGTACGAGATCGCCCTCGCGACCCGCACCCCGGGCTCCCTCTCCGACCTGCACGGGAACACCGGCGTGCAGCACCGCGTGATCGACGGCCTGGTCTGGCTGCACGAGCGCCACTACGGCGACCAGTCCAAGGGGTATTACGGCAACTGGTTCAACTGGGAGATCGGCATCTCCCAGCACGTCAGCAAGACCCTCACCCTGCTCGTCGACGAGGTGCGGACCTACCGGCCCGCCCTCATCACCACGTACGTCGCCTCGATGGACGCCTATCTGCGCAACGGCACCGACGGCGACGTGAACCTGGACTCGCGGTTCCACACCGGAGCCAACCTCGCCGACATCACCACCAACCGGATCCTCCAGGGCGCGCTCCTCGGTGCCGGGGGAGAGGCCCGCATCCGCAAGGCCCTCACCGACCAGCTCACGGTCTTCGTCACCATCGACCCCTACCGCCTGAACCACGGCGTGACGGACGGCTACTACGCCGACGGCTCCTTCATCCAGCACGCCTCCGTCGCGTACACGGGCTCGTACGGAAAGGGCCTGCTCACCCGGGTCGTGCAGACGCTCAAGATCCTCGACGGCACGGGCTTCGCGCACGGCGAGGAGCTGGTGCCGACCGTCCGGGGATGGGTGCGCGACGGCTTCGCGCCGCTCATCTTCGAGGGCTGGATGATGGAGATCGTCAAGGGGCGCGCGGTGTCGCGACCGGACGGCGGGTACACGGATGTCGCGGTCGTCGTGGAGGCCGTCGTCGACCTCTCCTCCCTGTCCACGGGCGCCGAGGCCACCGCCCTGAAGAGCTATGTGAAGCACATCCGGTCGACCTCGCGCGCCGCCCTCAACCCGACCGGCTTCGTCTCGCCGGTCAGCATCGTGCGCTACGCCGACATCATCGGCGACGCGTCGGTGCCGCCCGCCGACCTGAATCCCGCGTCGCGCAGCGTCGCCTTCAACGCCATGGACAAGACCGTCCACCGCAGACCGGGCTACGCCTTCGCGCTCGCGCGCAGCTCCGACCGGATCAGCAAGTACGAGTACATGAGCGGCGAGAACCTCATGCCGTGGTTCCAGGGCGACGGCGCTTACTACCTCTATCTCTCCGGCCAGGACCAGACGCAGGCGTACGGGGTCGACTACTTCACCACGGTCTCGCCGTACGGCCTGGCCGGGGTCACCGCGCCGGTCGAGCGTCGCGGGACGATCCCCGAGCTGTACGGAAAGCCGTACTACGACAACCCCGGCCACCCCCTGAACTTCACCTCCTCGTCCGAGTCGCAGAACAAGTACGTCTACTTCCCGCGCGGCACGAACCCGTACTCGGGTGGCGCCGTCCTCGGGGCGTACGGCGCGGCCGGGATGGTGCAGTCCAGCGATGTCGCCTTCCGCGACCGTGCGTTGCTGCCGGACGACTTCGTGGTTTATCGGAACGCCACGGCGACGAAGTCGTGGTTCCTGCTCGACGACGAGATCGTGGTGCTCGCCGCGGGGGTGGGCGACGGCGCGGGGCGCGCCGTGACGACGACGGTCGACGCCAGGACCGCGGCGCCGGACGACCAGGTCTCCGTGACGGGGGAGCTGCGTGACGGCCGCCCGTGGACCGGCGCGGGCACGGCCGACCTCCGGTGGCTGCGCTACGCCAACGCCACGCTGCGCACCTCCGTCGGCTACGTCTTCCTGGACACCCCGCAGGTGCGGGTAGCCCTGGACAAGGTCACCCGGAGCCGCCGGGTCGTCCGCACCGCGAACCCGGACACCGCGGTGACGCGCACGGTCCTCGGCGTGACGGTGGACCGGGCGGCGGGCGCCCGGCCCGTCTCCCTCGCCTACGCCCTGGTGCCGAACGCGGGCGAGGCCGGGCTGAGGTCGTACCGGGGCGGGCAGCCGCTGAAGGTCCTCGCGAACACGGTGCGGCTGCAGGCGGTCGGCCATGCCGGGCTCGGCCTGACCGCCGCGAACAGCTTCACGGCCGGCCGCCACGAGGCCGCCGGTCTCCACATCGACGGCCCGGCCTCGGTCCTCGTACGCCGCGAGCGGCGCGGCCCGACGACCGTGGCGGTGTCCGACCCGACGATGAACCGCGACAGGATCAGCGTGCTGCTCCGCGGCCGTCCACTGCGGGCGGCGCGGGCCGACGAGGGGGTGCGGGTGAGCCGGGCCCACGGCGGGACCCGGATCGACGTCGACACCCACCACGCGTACGGGCGGAGCTTCACGGTGACGCTGCGGGACTGA
- a CDS encoding chemotaxis protein CheB has protein sequence MSEQHASGPYAVVAVASSAGGIQGLAALLGGLGPELTVPVLVVQHLDPRHRTLLAEVLSRRTELAVKLAGDQEHVEPGTVYLAPPGLHLLVGPDGVLALSGSDPVHFVRPSADLLFESVADSYGSRAIACVLTGTGVDGAMGVAAVKHRGGTVIVEDPETAQFAGMPRAAVDTGAADFVLRLEKIAAAVRGLVEDKRQ, from the coding sequence ATGTCGGAACAGCACGCTTCAGGGCCGTACGCCGTCGTGGCTGTCGCGTCATCAGCCGGCGGCATCCAAGGCCTGGCAGCCCTCCTGGGCGGCCTCGGCCCTGAACTGACCGTGCCCGTGCTGGTGGTCCAGCACCTCGATCCACGCCACAGGACCCTCCTCGCCGAGGTGCTCTCGCGGCGCACGGAGCTGGCTGTGAAGCTGGCGGGGGACCAGGAGCACGTGGAGCCGGGGACGGTGTATCTCGCGCCGCCCGGCCTGCACCTTCTCGTCGGGCCCGACGGGGTTCTCGCCCTGTCGGGCAGCGACCCCGTGCACTTCGTGCGCCCCTCCGCCGACCTGCTCTTCGAGTCAGTGGCCGACTCGTACGGGTCGCGGGCCATCGCCTGCGTCCTGACCGGCACGGGCGTGGACGGCGCGATGGGCGTGGCCGCGGTCAAGCACCGGGGCGGCACCGTGATCGTCGAGGATCCGGAGACCGCGCAGTTCGCGGGGATGCCCCGGGCGGCGGTCGACACGGGAGCAGCGGACTTCGTACTCCGTCTTGAGAAAATCGCCGCGGCGGTTCGCGGACTTGTCGAGGACAAGAGGCAGTGA